The window ATCACGGTTTTTTCTTTTATCCTGGGGGTTTACTTTTCTGCCAAAGCAGGAACAAGGACCGATCTGGCAGTGACTTTTTTTGCCCTGGTGCTCCACGCCTTTCCGGGCATACTGTTACTGATATTGTTGCAGCTTTTCGCCTCGGTTACAAATCTTTTCCCCGTAACCGCCTATCCCTCTTTCCCTTTTTCGGAAGCGCCGGGTAAATTTGTATTCTCTTATGCGCACCATGTTTTCCTCCCCCTTTTGGCATCTTTTTTGGGGGGCATTGGGGGTACCCTCAGGATGATACGGGCAACTATGCTGGATCAGCTTGGACAGCCCTATATCACAAGCCTGCGGAGCAGGGGCATTGCGGAATGGAAAGTTTATTTTTTCCATGCCTTCCGAAACACCCTTAACCCCTATATCACCGGAAGTGCCAATCTTCTGGCGGGTCTTTTTTCCGGCTCCTTGATCCTCGAAATTATTTTTGCCTATCCCGGCATAGGGCGGCTTATGTACGAGGCGGTGCTGCAGGAGGACATTAACCTGGTGCTCTCCAACATCATGTTCATTTCGTTTCTGGTGCTCCTGGGCATGGTTCTGGCAGACATACTGCTGGCCCTGGTCGATCCCCGGATACGGTACGGAAAAAACTGATGAAAAAATTCCTTGTGTATGTTAAAAGCCGGCCTCTGGGCTTTATTTCCCTTGTTCTCCTCTGCCTCCTCTACCTCTGCATGATCTTCGCGGAGTTTATCGCGCCTTACCCTGCAGCCACTACCTTCGGGGAAATGAGCTACCATCCGCCCAACGGCCGTTTTTATAACGGCACTTTCCAGGCCCAGGAATTCCGGGTAACCAGCACGGTCGCGTGGAAATATGCCCGCATACGGGACAGCTATGAAAAAGTGCGGTTCCTCGGCAAGGGCACGCCTTACAAGCTCTTGGGCCTTATCCCCATGGAGCGGCACCTTTTTACCACAGCCAGGGGCGCATACCCGATCTTCCTGATGGGCGCCGACAATTTGGGGCGGGATATTTTTTCCCGGATCATACACG is drawn from Leadbettera azotonutricia ZAS-9 and contains these coding sequences:
- a CDS encoding ABC transporter permease, which encodes MKALLQKLSGIARTLFSPIHSLRRSFPLLSYIIGRFIIMAAMLFLLGFAVFGLMELAPGDIVDQIMIQQLFSENQSRGSSRTNETVNMEQYEAQRAYLGLDQPFYIQYFRWINRVVVYHDLGVSLISRAPVSFLIASRLFNSLLLNLISLVLITVFSFILGVYFSAKAGTRTDLAVTFFALVLHAFPGILLLILLQLFASVTNLFPVTAYPSFPFSEAPGKFVFSYAHHVFLPLLASFLGGIGGTLRMIRATMLDQLGQPYITSLRSRGIAEWKVYFFHAFRNTLNPYITGSANLLAGLFSGSLILEIIFAYPGIGRLMYEAVLQEDINLVLSNIMFISFLVLLGMVLADILLALVDPRIRYGKN